A genomic stretch from Acropora palmata chromosome 13, jaAcrPala1.3, whole genome shotgun sequence includes:
- the LOC141863546 gene encoding uncharacterized protein LOC141863546: MGQCFVPDCNHTQESHTCKFFRFPKNSLERKRWIRQIRRDDREPNDGSRVCSCHFRGGDKKASPEVFERNKSKLFDFEEPKPSKRGTKRKSCPLKENLLLPDNTKTETETPSLPSKLDDQAAKVENIILEAKLENKQRELEETKQKEKYARKCYTVANLSDRVICMETGLPNKDIFQIVVSYVERFKDSVNYFYNWKVECLSLEDQIFITLMKLRQNYTNLHLAQLFACSDKTISNVVLTFVHVLHKLLYQDCMGIVPSREKNKTSMPGSFSLFGNCRMVIDCTDIKVAVPGLMSDQKVTYSSYRGMNSFKVLIGVAPNAVITYVSKLYPGSTSDKEIVRDCGILEHFETGDLVLADKGFLIQDLLPNGVSVNIPPFLNKGKFTASEIKPTKSIATCRIHVERANARLKEFKILSFIPSYMRCYAEKILQLCASLVNLQYPLIKEISDSLEFD, translated from the exons ATGGGTCAATGTTTTGTTCCCGATTGTAATCACACACAGGAAAGTCATACCTGTAAATTTTTTCGTTTCCCGAAGAATTCCCTCGAAAGAAAGCGCTGGATTAGGCAGATACG GCGAGACGACAGGGAACCGAACGATGGATCCCGAGTTTGCAGCTGTCATTTTCGTGGAGGAGACAAGAAAGCTTCACCTGAAGTCTTCGAACGAAATAAAAGTAAGCTGTTTGATTTTGAGGAGCCAAAACCCTCGAAACGTGGAACGAAGAGAAAATCATGTCCTTTGAAAGAGAATTTGTTGTTGCCTGATAATACGAAGACTGAAACTGAAACCCCAAGCCTGCCTTCAAAGTTGGATGACCAAgctgcaaaagttgaaaacattatACTTGAAgcgaaacttgaaaataaacaaagagaaCTCGAGGAGACGAAGCAGAAAGAAAAGTACGCCAGGAAATGCTACACAGTAGCAAATCTTAGTGACAGGGTAATCTGTATGGAAACAGGCCTTCCAAATAAGgatatttttcaaattgttgtttCTTACGTAGAAAGATTCAAAGACTCTGTCAATTACTTTTATAATTGGAAAGTTGAATGCCTTTCACTTGAAGATCAAATCTTCATTACCCTGATGAAACTTCGCCAAAACTACACCAATCTTCATCTAGCCCAGTTATTTGCATGCAGTGACAAAACAATCTCCAATGTTGTGTTAACGTTTGTTCATGTACTCCATAAGTTACTGTATCAAGACTGTATGGGTATTGTGCCATCACGAGAAAAGAATAAGACATCAATGCCAGGTTCCTTTTCGTTGTTTGGCAATTGTCGCATGGTCATAGACTGTACAGATATCAAGGTTGCTGTTCCTGGCCTCATGAGTGATCAAAAAGTCACCTATTCATCATACCGTGGAATGAATAGCTTTAAGGTTCTGATTGGTGTGGCACCCAATGCAGTCATCACTTATGTCAGCAAGTTGTATCCAGGATCTACTTCTGACAAAGAGATTGTAAGAGACTGTGGAATCCTTGAGCACTTTGAAACTGGAGATCTGGTGCTTGCAGACAAGGGGTTTCTCATTCAAGACCTTCTACCAAATGGGGTATCAGTTAACATACCTCCTTTCCTAAACAAGGGGAAATTTACAGCCAGTGAAATAAAGCCCACAAAGAGCATTGCCACATGCCGCATTCATGTAGAGCGAGCCAATGCCAGGCTAAAGGAGTTTAAAATCTTAAGTTTTATTCCATCATACATGAGATGTTATGCTGAGAAAATTCTCCAATTGTGTGCATCCCTGGTCAATTTGCAGTATCCTCTTATCAAGGAAATAAGTGATAGCTTAGAGTTTGATTAG